The following coding sequences lie in one Diceros bicornis minor isolate mBicDic1 chromosome 33, mDicBic1.mat.cur, whole genome shotgun sequence genomic window:
- the PEX2 gene encoding peroxisome biogenesis factor 2 has translation MASREESTKRTNRVLRISQLDALELNKALEHLVWSQFSQCFHGFKPGLLARFEPEVKALLWLFLWRFTIYSKNATVGQSVLNIQYKNDFSPNPRYQPPSQNQKLWYAVCTIGGKWLEERCYDLFRHPHLASFRKAKQCVNFVVGLLKLGGLINFLIFLQRGKFATLTERLLGVRSVFCKPQNIREVGFEYMNRELLWHGFAEFLIFLLPLINIQKLKAKLSAWCIPLTGTPNSDSTLATSGKQCALCGEWPTMPHTIGCEHIFCYYCVKSSFLFDMYFTCPRCGTEVRSLQPLKSGIEMSEVNAL, from the coding sequence ATGGCTTCCAGAGAAGAGAGTACGAAGAGGACAAACAGGGTGCTAAGGATAAGTCAGCTGGATGCGCTTGAACTCAACAAGGCCCTGGAGCATCTGGTTTGGTCCCAGTTCTCTCAGTGTTTCCATGGATTTAAGCCCGGCCTGTTGGCCCGCTTTGAACCAGAGGTGAAAGCACTCCTGTGGCTTTTCTTGTGGAGATTCACCATCTACTCTAAAAACGCCACCGTGGGACAGTCAGTTTTGAATATTCAGTACAAAAACGATTTTTCCCCGAACCCGAGATACCAGCCGCCAAGTCAGAATCAAAAACTCTGGTATGCTGTCTGTACAATCGGTGGGAAGTGGCTAGAAGAACGATGCTACGACTTGTTTCGACACCCTCATTTAGCATCGTTCAGGAAAGCTAAGCAGTGTGTGAATTTTGTGGTTGGACTTTTGAAATTAGGTGGGTTGATTAATTTCTTGATCTTCCTTCAAAGGGGCAAGTTCGCAACTTTGACAGAACGTCTGCTAGGCGTTCGTTCTGTATTTTGCAAACCCCAAAACATACGTGAGGTTGGCTTTGAGTATATGAACAGGGAGCTTCTCTGGCATGGTTTTGCTGagtttctgatttttctcttacCACTTATCAACATCCAGAAGTTGAAAGCCAAGTTATCTGCATGGTGTATCCCTCTCACGGGCACTCCTAATAGTGACAGTACGTTAGCCACCAGCGGCAAACAGTGTGCTCTGTGCGGAGAGTGGCCCACCATGCCTCACACCATAGGATGCGAGCACATCTTCTGTTATTACTGTGTTAAGAGTAGTTTCTTATTTGACATGTACTTTACGTGTCCCAGGTGTGGCACAGAGGTACGCAGTCTGCAGCCACTCAAGTCGGGAATTGAGATGTCAGAAGTGAATGCTCTTTAG